The proteins below are encoded in one region of Coffea arabica cultivar ET-39 chromosome 4c, Coffea Arabica ET-39 HiFi, whole genome shotgun sequence:
- the LOC113741214 gene encoding uncharacterized protein isoform X2 — MTHPPPLRYDPYYPQPPYFPPENYGFSTIPTVPATTTRDPKGGINTLFVSGLPDDVKAREIHNLFRRRPGFEFCQLKYTGRGNQVVAFATFVNHQSAMAALHSLNGVKFDPQTGSSLHIELARSNSRRKNKPGSGPYIVIDKRTKSSNDAHETSSDDGDSDDPSRPNNPDSANKDDSVVEKSEVAAEADNTLAPETEQVEKAVDGTQACSTLFIANLGPLCTEDELKQALSQCPGFNSLKLRARGGMPVAFADFEGVEQASEAMNALQGSLLSSSDRGGMHIEYARSKMRKP, encoded by the exons ATGACTCACCCTCCACCACTCCGGTATGATCCTTACTATCCACAGCCTCCTTATTTTCCGCCCGAAAACTACGGGTTCAGCACCATCCCTACCGTCCCCGCCACCACCACCAGGGATCCTAAAGGAGGCATCAATACACTGTTTGTCTCTGGACTCCCAGATGACGTTAAAGCGCGTGAGATACACAACCTCTTCCGCCGCCGCCCCGGATTCGAGTTCTGCCAGCTCAAGTACACCGGCCGTGGCAATCAG GTTGTTGCATTTGCTACGTTTGTGAATCATCAATCAGCAATGGCAGCGCTTCATTCACTAAAT GGTGTAAAATTTGATCCTCAAACTGGATCCAGTTTGCATATTGAGCTTGCTAGATcaaattcaagaagaaaaaataagCCAG GAAGTGGGCCTTATATTGTTATTGACAAACGAACTAAATCTTCAAATGATGCGCATGAAACATCAAGTGATGATG GAGATAGTGATGATCCATCCAGGCCCAACAATCCTGACTCTGCAAACAAGGATGATTCAGTGGTGGAGAAAAG CGAGGTTGCTGCTGAAGCTGATAATACTTTAGCCCCGGAAACT GAGCAAGTAGAAAAGGCTGTAGATGGTACACAAGCGTGTTCAACTTTGTTTATTGCAAACCTGGGTCCCCTTTGCACTGAAGATGAACTCAAGCAAGCCCTTTCTCA ATGTCCAGGATTTAACTCCCTCAAATTACGTGCCAGAGGGGGCATGCCTGTTGCATTTGCTGATTTTGAG GGAGTTGAACAAGCATCGGAGGCAATGAATGCACTTCAAGGCAGCTTGTTGTCATCATCGGACCGGGGCGGCATGCATATAGA ATATGCGAGGTCTAAAATGAGGAAGCCTTAA
- the LOC113741214 gene encoding uncharacterized protein isoform X1, with protein MTHPPPLRYDPYYPQPPYFPPENYGFSTIPTVPATTTRDPKGGINTLFVSGLPDDVKAREIHNLFRRRPGFEFCQLKYTGRGNQVVAFATFVNHQSAMAALHSLNGVKFDPQTGSSLHIELARSNSRRKNKPGSGPYIVIDKRTKSSNDAHETSSDDGDSDDPSRPNNPDSANKDDSVVEKSSEVAAEADNTLAPETEQVEKAVDGTQACSTLFIANLGPLCTEDELKQALSQCPGFNSLKLRARGGMPVAFADFEGVEQASEAMNALQGSLLSSSDRGGMHIEYARSKMRKP; from the exons ATGACTCACCCTCCACCACTCCGGTATGATCCTTACTATCCACAGCCTCCTTATTTTCCGCCCGAAAACTACGGGTTCAGCACCATCCCTACCGTCCCCGCCACCACCACCAGGGATCCTAAAGGAGGCATCAATACACTGTTTGTCTCTGGACTCCCAGATGACGTTAAAGCGCGTGAGATACACAACCTCTTCCGCCGCCGCCCCGGATTCGAGTTCTGCCAGCTCAAGTACACCGGCCGTGGCAATCAG GTTGTTGCATTTGCTACGTTTGTGAATCATCAATCAGCAATGGCAGCGCTTCATTCACTAAAT GGTGTAAAATTTGATCCTCAAACTGGATCCAGTTTGCATATTGAGCTTGCTAGATcaaattcaagaagaaaaaataagCCAG GAAGTGGGCCTTATATTGTTATTGACAAACGAACTAAATCTTCAAATGATGCGCATGAAACATCAAGTGATGATG GAGATAGTGATGATCCATCCAGGCCCAACAATCCTGACTCTGCAAACAAGGATGATTCAGTGGTGGAGAAAAG TAGCGAGGTTGCTGCTGAAGCTGATAATACTTTAGCCCCGGAAACT GAGCAAGTAGAAAAGGCTGTAGATGGTACACAAGCGTGTTCAACTTTGTTTATTGCAAACCTGGGTCCCCTTTGCACTGAAGATGAACTCAAGCAAGCCCTTTCTCA ATGTCCAGGATTTAACTCCCTCAAATTACGTGCCAGAGGGGGCATGCCTGTTGCATTTGCTGATTTTGAG GGAGTTGAACAAGCATCGGAGGCAATGAATGCACTTCAAGGCAGCTTGTTGTCATCATCGGACCGGGGCGGCATGCATATAGA ATATGCGAGGTCTAAAATGAGGAAGCCTTAA
- the LOC113741165 gene encoding PRA1 family protein F2-like: MTTYGTIPTSSGGGSTRLEYITRAKERIKEGLGTRRPWREMFNFHSIRLPPSFRDALARIKTNVSYFSMNYAIVVLVILFLSLLWHPISLIVFIVMMAAWLFLYFLRDEPLVIFGRLINDRVVLIVLSVLTIVLLLLTHATVNILVSLLIGAVVVLIHAALRKTEDLMLDEEAAGGLLGSSGGPSSS, from the coding sequence ATGACGACATACGGCACAATCCCGACGTCATCCGGAGGCGGAAGCACTAGGCTCGAGTACATAACACGCGCTAAAGAGCGAATCAAGGAAGGCCTCGGCACTCGACGCCCATGGCGGGAGATGTTCAACTTCCACTCAATTCGACTTCCCCCGAGCTTCCGCGATGCGCTGGCCCGAATCAAAACGAACGTGTCGTATTTCAGCATGAACTACGCCATTGTAGTGCTCGTGATTCTCTTCCTCAGCTTGCTCTGGCACCCGATCTCGCTAATTGTGTTTATAGTAATGATGGCGGCCTGGCTCTTCTTGTATTTCCTTCGGGACGAGCCGCTGGTGATTTTCGGCCGTTTGATTAATGATCGGGTGGTGTTGATCGTCTTGTCTGTGCTTACAATCGTTCTGTTGCTGTTGACTCATGCCACGGTCAATATTCTGGTGTCCTTGTTGATTGGGGCTGTGGTGGTTCTGATTCACGCGGCGTTGAGGAAGACCGAAGATTTGATGTTGGATGAGGAAGCCGCTGGTGGGCTCTTGGGCTCGTCCGGCGGCCCAAGCTCGTCTTAG
- the LOC113741418 gene encoding inactive protein kinase SELMODRAFT_444075-like yields the protein MSKDLTKGKLDRDSVTEKVVVAVKASKEIPKTALVWALTHVVQPGDCITLLVVVPSQNPGKKLWGFPRFAGDCASGHRRSHAGTTSEQKSDITDSCSQMILQLHDVYDPNKINVKIKIVAGSPFGPVAAEARRTQANWVVLDKHLKHEEKRCMEELQCNIVVMKRSQPKVLRLNLVGSPKKEPEATGASSSKLDQSSGKGEANKNDSLISTRGLLVTPTSSPEMFTATEAGTSSVSSSDPGTSPFFVTETNSDLKKDILLATKQDQDLDESSSDTESENLSTTSSSLRFQPWVADVVNSRCQSSLSEESTERLNNRSQNSTTKALLEKFCKLDEEAAFCSPNYRSNLDFSGNVREAISLSRNGPLGPPPLCSICQHKAPVFGKPPRWFTYGELELATGGFSQANFLAEGGYGSVHRGVLSDGQVVAVKQHKLASSQGDQEFCSEVEVLSCAQHRNVVMLIGFCIEDGRRLLVYEYICNGSLDSHLYGRHHNPLEWSARQKIAVGAARGLRYLHEECRVGCIVHRDMRPNNILLTHDFEPLVGDFGLARWQPDGDTGVETRVIGTFGYLAPEYAQSGQITDKADVYSFGVVLVELVTGRKAVDLNRPKGQQCLTEWARPLLDEYAIDELVDPRLGNQYSEHEVYCMLHAASMCIRRDPHTRPRMSQVLRMLEGDIFMDSSQMSAPGYDVGSRSGRIWAPQFQHQQYSGPIMKETLEGLSGKLSLEERRPAF from the exons ATGAGTAAggatttgacgaaggggaagctAGACAGAGACTCTGTAACTGAAAAAGTTGTGGTTGCTGTCAAGGCATCAAAGGAAATTCCAAAGACTGCTCTTGTGTGGGCTTTAACTCATGTTGTTCAACCTGGAGATTGCATTACGCTCCTTGTGGttgttccttcacaaaatccGG GTAAAAAGCTATGGGGGTTCCCACGATTTGCAGGAGATTGTGCCAGCGGCCACAGAAGGTCGCATGCTGGGACTACTTCAGAACAGAAATCCGACATAACAGATTCCTGCTCCCAGATGATCCTTCAGCTTCATGATGTTTATGATCCAAATAAG ATAAATGTCAAGATTAAAATTGTGGCTGGATCCCCCTTTGGTCCGGTAGCTGCGGAAGCAAGGAGAACTCAAGCTAATTGGGTTGTGCTGGAcaa ACACCTTAAACATGAGGAGAAGCGGTGCATGGAAGAACTACAGTGCAACATAGTGGTTATGAAGAGATCTCAACCTAAGGTTCTCCGCCTAAATTTAGTTGGATCGCCTAAAAAGGAACCTGAAGCCACTGGAGCATCATCATCCAAGCTGGATCAGTCGTCTGGAAAAGGAGAAGCCAACAAGAATGATTCATTGATATCTACCCGAGGTCTTCTTGTTACCCCAACAAGTAGTCCTGAAATGTTTACAGCAACTGAAGCTGGAACTTCATCGGTCTCAAGCTCTGATCCTGGAACTTCACCTTTTTTTGTTACCGAGACAAATAGTGACCTGAAAAAGGACATATTGTTAGCCACTAAACAAGATCAAGATCTTGATGAATCCAGTTCAGACACAGAAAGTGAAAATTTGTCCACAACCTCGTCAAGCTTAAGATTCCAACCATGGGTAGCAGATGTTGTCAATTCACGTTGTCAGTCATCTCTTTCGGAAGAAAGCACTGAGAGATTAAATAACAGGTCACAGAATTCTACAACAAAGGCTTTGCTAGAAAAATTCTGTAAACTGGATGAAGAAGCTGCCTTTTGTTCGCCAAACTACAGGTCTAATTTGGATTTCAGTGGAAATGTGAGAGAAGCAATTTCACTGTCTAGAAATGGACCACTTGGACCTCCTCCCTTGTGTTCAATTTGTCAACATAAAGCCCCTGTATTTGGGAAACCTCCTAGATGGTTCACCTATGGTGAGCTGGAGCTTGCTACTGGAGGTTTTTCACAAGCTAATTTTTTGGCTGAAGGAGGATATGGATCTGTTCATAGGGGAGTCCTTTCAGATGGCCAGGTAGTTGCAGTTAAGCAACACAAACTGGCTAGTTCTCAAGGGGACCAAGAATTCTGCTCTGAAGTTGAAGTACTTAGCTGTGCTCAGCACCGTAATGTTGTTATGTTGATTGGATTCTGTATTGAGGATGGCAGAAGGCTTCTAGTTTATGAATACATCTGCAATGGATCTTTGGATTCTCATCTTTATG GACGACATCATAATCCTTTAGAGTGGTCTGCTCGGCAGAAAATTGCTGTGGGAGCTGCAAGAGGGCTAAGATATCTTCATGAAGAGTGCAGAGTAGGTTGCATTGTTCATCGAGATATGCGGCCAAACAACATTCTCCTTACTCACGACTTTGAACCACTG GTTGGAGATTTTGGTCTGGCTAGATGGCAACCTGATGGAGACACAGGTGTTGAAACTagagtaattggaacatttgg GTACTTGGCTCCTGAATATGCTCAAAGTGGTCAAATCACTGATAAGGCTGATGTTTACTCATTTGGAGTGGTGTTAGTGGAGCTAGTCACTGGTAGAAAAGCAGTGGATCTTAACAGGCCCAAGGGCCAGCAGTGTCTCACGGAATGG GCACGTCCACTGTTGGATGAATATGCGATTGATGAACTTGTCGATCCTCGTCTAGGAAACCAATATTCAGAACATGAGGTTTACTGCATGTTGCATGCTGCATCTATGTGCATAAGGCGTGATCCTCATACGAGACCTCGCATGTCACAG GTGCTTCGGATGCTGGAGGGCGACATATTTATGGACTCATCTCAGATGTCAGCACCAGGATATGATGTTGGCAGCCGGAGTGGAAGAATTTGGGCACCTCAGTTTCAACATCAACAATATAGCGGGCCAATTATGAAGGAAACATTGGAGGGATTAAGTGGAAAGCTCTCACTGGAAGAGAGAAGACCTGCTTTCTAG